One window of Fusarium keratoplasticum isolate Fu6.1 chromosome 2, whole genome shotgun sequence genomic DNA carries:
- a CDS encoding PKS-ER domain-containing protein — MASLEVPAQQRAAIRQGVGPESTTSIETIEVPKPGPGQILVKVNWSGLCGSDKSLLHNEWKDFGLSMMDVTKGIAGHEGAGPVVAVGEGMETRWNVGDRAGVKWIASTCGECEFCLNGVDEVHCPNQTNSGFSVPGTFQEYVIADGRYTTKLPDGVLDEEAGPIMCGGVTAYSACKRSNVKPGQWIVLPGAGGGLGHFAVQYAKAMGMRVIAIDGGDHKRELCMKLGAEVFIDFKETKDITAEIMKITKYGAHGVIVTAATRAAYESAPGFLRPNGTVVAVGLPQDSTIIAGCAPMTMVLRRLNVVGSVVGNLKDVEEALDFTARGLVRPILSKGKLEDLDEWVHKLATGQVAGRCVLEVTAQA; from the exons ATGGCTTCCCTCGAGGTTCCCGCTCAGCAGCGTGCTGCCATCCGCCAAGGCGTCGGCCCCGAGTCAACCACCTCCATTGAGACAATTGAAGTCCCCAAGCCTGGCCCCGGCCAGATTttggtcaaggtcaactgGTCTGGTCTCTGTGGCTCAGACAAGTCTCTCCTGCACAACGAGTGGAAGGACTTTGGCCTCAGCATGATGGACGTTACCAAGGGCATTGCCGGCCACGAGGGTGCTGGTCCCGTCGTTGCTGTCGGTGAGGGTATGGAGACGCGGTGGAATGTTGGTGACCGCGCTGGTGTCAAGTGGATTGCCAGCACCTGCGGCGAGTGCGAGTTCTGCCTCAACGGTGTCGATGAGGTGCACTGCCCCAATCAGACAAACAGTGGTTTCTCTGTTCCTGGAACATTCCAGGAGTACGTCATCGCAGATGGCCGATACACTACCAAGCTCCCTGATGGTGTCCTCGATGAGGAGGCTGGTCCCATCATGTGTGGAGGTGTCACAGCTTACAGCGCCTGCAAGCG CTCTAATGTCAAGCCTGGCCAGTGGATTGTGCTTCCCGGCGCTGGCGGTGGTCTCGGCCACTTTGCCGTCCAAtatgccaaggccatgggcaTGCGagtcatcgccatcgacggCGGAGATCACAAGCGCGAGCTGTGCATGAAGCTCGGTGCTGAGGTCTTTATTGACTtcaaggagaccaaggacaTCACAGCCGAGATCATGAAGATCACAAAGTATGGAGCCCACGGCGTCATCGTCACAGCCGCCACTCGGGCAGCCTATGAGTCTGCTCCTGGATTCCTCCGCCCTAACGGTACCGTCGTGGCTGTCGGTCTTCCTCAGGACAGCACCATCATTGCTGGCTGTGCCCCCATGACTATGGTTCTTCGACGGTTGAACGTTGTCGGAAGTGTCGTTGGCAACCTAAAGGACGTTGAAGAGGCTCTCGACTTTACCGCCCGAGGCCTCGTCCGC CCTATTCTATCAAagggcaagcttgaggaCCTCGATGAATGGGTCCACAAGCTGGCCACTGGTCAAGTTGCCGGACGCTGTGTACTTGAAGTCACCGCCCAGGCTTAA
- a CDS encoding F-box domain-containing protein — protein MENLPPELLRRILLYLIAEWSLVDEIHESVPKTSLAVYATISRKWQSTVEPFTFRYLALNPMRLDVAEAYNYLTPPRLAHLRHVRFEIEFPAHDLHVSTDPEDYDDQIIFTKTIRRVLGLLARVPRRQTSLVSLILLTSPSREHCIPWVGDRPTEKDKVFSGELRKTYLELPADWDRNIEDLSEISLFRVELESRALVFAPASINMMAKFANTLELLPRSIEHFRLEYIREPPKDRTFLPPGIVPPDATSDILSRQLHTFSQRDRLQEFLVDASVDSAILWPESQDPESKPPTWPNMTMFHIELNDVLPSGQWIEMRDPEAEEDRFHGNFDWDDGPESEIPGEEYEKWFPCTYNPIHFERFALATARAASQMPKIRELYITNNSLASMGVGFVTRGLKKSCCLEFTGDPPPEPSEETMDAWRNVVKLHGLEWNVHFAYGANAYYFYTL, from the exons ATGGAAAACCTCCCCCCGGAGCTCTTGCGCAGGATTCTTTTATACCTGATCGCGGAATGGAGCTTGGTCGATGAAATCCATGAGTCCGTCCCCAAGACTTCACTGGCTGTGTACGCAACAATTTCTCGCAAATGGCAGAGTACCGTGGAGCCCTTCACGTTCCGATACTTGGCCCTGAACCCTATGAGACTTGATGTAGCTGAAGCCTACAACTATCTCACGCCACCCCGCCTTGCCCATCTCCGCCACGTCCGCTTCGAAATCGAGTTCCCCGCCCACGACCTTCATGTATCCACCGACCCTGAAGACTATGACGACCAGATCATATTCACCAAAACCATAAGGCGGGTTCTGGGCCTTCTTGCGCGAGTTCCACGTCGCCAGACATCCCTCGTCAGCCTGATACTCTTGACATCGCCCTCAAGGGAGCACTGTATTCCTTGGGTTGGCGATAGACCAACAGAAAAAGACAAGGTTTTCTCAGGCGAACTCCGGAAAACGTATCTGGAGCTTCCCGCGGATTGGGATAGAAACATAGAAGACCTGTCTGAGATATCCCTTTTCCGGGTAGAGTTAGAATCGCGAGCGCTGGTTTTCGCTCCAGCATCGATCAATATGATGGCGA AGTTTGCGAATACTCTGGAGCTTCTACCAAGGTCCATAGAGCATTTCAGACTCGAATATATCCGGGAGCCTCCCAAAGACAGGACGTTCCTGCCTCCAGGAATTGTGCCGCCCGATGCGACGAGCGACATTCTAAGCCGGCAACTCCACACCTTCTCTCAAAGGGATCGCCTGCAAGAATTCTTGGTCGATGCCAGCGTCGATAGTGCCATCCTATGGCCTGAGTCTCAGGATCCCGAGAGCAAGCCACCGACCTGGCCCAACATGACCATGTTTCACATTGAATTGAACGATGTATTACCGTCAGGCCAGTGGATCGAGATGCGAGACcctgaggctgaagaagaccGATTTCACGGCAATTTTGATTGGGATGATGGCCCAGAGAGCGAAATCCCCGGCGAGGAGTACGAGAAGTGGTTCCCATGTACATACAACCCGATACACTTTGAGCGGTTCGCCCTAGCCACGGCACGAGCCGCGAGCCAGATGCCAAAGATAAGGGAGCTCTATATCACTAATAACAGCCTAGCTTCGATGGGCGTCGGGTTCGTCACTAGAGGTCTCAAGAAGTCTTGTTGTCTGGAGTTTACGGGAGATCCACCCCCAGAGCCCAGCGAGGAGACGATGGATGCTTGGCGTAACGTGGTAAAACTTCATGGCTTGGAATGGAATGTGCATTTTGCATATGGTGCGAATGCATACTATTTCTATACCCTCTAG